The genomic DNA CTCGGAGGCGGACGCATTCTGCTGGATGACCGTGTCCAGTTGGCTTATGGCCTGATTGATCTGCACGGCACCGGCGTTTTGCTCGTTGCTGGCCGCGGCGATCTCCTGCACCAGTTGCGCTGTCTTTTCTATGCTCGGCACCAGGTTGTCCAGCATTGTGCGCGCCTGCTTGGCCGCGCCAACAGTGCTTCCGGAGAGTTCGCTGATCTCCCCTGCGGCCTGTCCGCTCCGCTCTGCCAGCTTCCTGACCTCCGCCGCCACCACGGCAAACCCCTTGCCGTGCTCTCCTGCCCTGGCGGCCTCGATGGCCGCGTTGAGCGCGAGCAGGTTGGTCTGCCGGGCGATCTCCTCGATGATGGAGATCTTCTCGGCGATATTGGTCATGGCCCCGACCGCCTCGGCCACGGCAGCGCCGCTTTTGCGCGCGTCCTCGGCGGAGGCTGTCGCGATCCTTTCGGTCTCCTGCGCGTTGTGGGCGTTCTGGCTGATGTTCGAGGTCATCTGCTCCATTGACGAGGAAACCTCTTCAATGGCGGCTGCCTGCTCCGTGGCGCCCTGGGACAGGGTCTGCGCCGCTGCCGAGAGTTCTTCGCTGCCGCTGGCCACATTGTCCGTGGCACCCTGGACATCGCGCACCACGCCGCGAAGCTTTGTGACCATTTCATTGAGCGCCTTTGCCAGGGTGCCGATCTCGTCATTCTGATCGATATCCAGCATGGTCGTGAAATCCCCTTCGCTCATGCCCTGGGCAAAGGTCACCCCTGCGAGCACGGGACGGGTGATGATGCGGGTCAGGAGGAAGGCAACGACCACGCCGACAATCAGGGCGATGATCAGGCCGACGATCATGATCGAAGACGCGGAGTTCAGGCTGTCCATGGCTTCGTTGGCCCGCGCCTGGGTGGCGGCCACGCCTGCCGTGGCGGTTCCCTTTGCGGCGTCGAGGACCTCGTTTCCGGCCACGGTGCGTTCCCCGTTGATTCTCTGGAGCGTCAGGGAGTATTCCAGATAACGCTCCATCGCGGAGCCGTATCGTGCGGCGGCCTCCTGGGTGTTTTTGATCTGCTGGATGTTTGCCGATGCGCGCGTGGTTTTGGACAAGGCGGCGAAGGCCTCGTTCATCTTCGGGAAATTCTGCATCGCCAGGCGCATGAGTTCCGGATCACTGGTGGCTTGCGCCTGGAAGTTCTTGACGCGAGCGTCGTTGCCCAAACTGATGATGGTGTTGACGAGAGTTATTTTTTCAAGGCGCTCCACCAGTTTGGACGCGGGGAGCCCCTCGAAGACTTCGTTCTCCATGGCCTGATTCTGGCTGTCCAGAAAGTCGTTGCAGTTTTGCATGTACTCGCCGGCTGCCGCATTCATCTCGGACCGGTTGGCGGCCATGGCTGCAATGATTTCAGCGGTCTTATTTGCCAGGACGGTGTACTTGTTCACGCCCTCCTGGGCCTCGGCAACGTCCTCTTTGAGTTGGACCAGGTTGGGGTGCTTCTCGGCATGCGCCTTGGCCTTTGCCAGGCTCTCGCGCACAAGGGCGAGCTCCTTTTCCCCCTGGTTCCAGTATTCCGCATCTTCGCTAAAGGCGTAGCCGCGCATGGCGTACATGGTCATCATGGCCGCGCGTTCAAGGTCGTTGGCCATGGACACTTCAGGGACGTATTCTTCAGCAAGTTCCCGTGATTCATGTCCGACCTGTTGCATATTCAGGACGGCAATCCCGCCCAGGATTGCGGCGATGGCTATGAGCACACCGAATCCCAATCCAAGTTTCACTCCAAGCTTCAAATTCTTAAACACGATGCCTCCAACGGGTAAAAGATTACTGATTAGAGGCAAACATTTTCCTATCCATGTCTTTTGTAAAGACTGTTATTGAAGATTATAATATATTCATTTTATTGTAGTATTTTGCTGTAGTATGTCGAATGAATGTGTTTAAAACAACTCATGTTGACATGGCCCCCTCTGCTGTAGAGGGGCTGCGAACGTGGTTGAGGCCGTCTGGCGTTCGGTCTCGTGGGTATCAGGGTGATGCGGGAGTGCGCGACCGGGCGGGCTCAGCCTTGCCCGGCCAGCGGGGCGGCGATCCTGCCGTCCTTGATCACGCACAGGGGCGCGGCCAGGGGGTGCAGGCCAGCTGCGAGGTCGCCGCGGACCAGGAGCAGGTCTGCGGCCATGCCCGGCTCGATGGCGCCCCGGTCAGCGAGGTTGCAGGCCAGGGCCGAGGTCCGGGTGGCCGCGCCGATGATTGCCGTCATGGTCAGCCCGGCCTGGCGCAGCAGATCCATCTCGCGCAGGGGCATGCCCGCCCCGGTGCGCCGGTAGGGGTGGTCGTTGCCCAGGGCGATGCGGCCGCCCATGGCCGCAAAGGCGCGCACCGTGGCGAACAGGGCCGGGCCGTTCCACAGGGAGCGCGTCAGCACGTCGAGAGTGGGGGTCATGATGATCTTTTCGCGAGCCATGCGCTCAAGCAGGCGCAGGAGGTGCGGGACCGGCTCCGGGTGTTCGCCCGCAGTCAGCACCGGGCAAGGGCCGTTCGCCGTGATCCAGCGGTGGGGGACATGCTCCACGGTCTGGGCTCCGGCATCCAGGGCTGGTTCCAGTCCGCCGCAATCCTCCACATGGCAGCGGGTTGTCAGGCCGAGCCTGCGCGCCTCGTCGCAGATGGCGCGGGCCGTGGCCGCGTCGAACAGGGGCCACGGGCGGACGTTCGGACCGGGCTCAAAGGCGAACTTGACCGTGTTGACCCCGGCGTCGGCCAATTGCCGGACGCGCTCCCTGGCCTGATGCGGCGAGGCGACGGTCAGGCCGTGGTCAGGGCTGTGGACCGTCAGGGGATAGCCGCCGGGCGGGCAGAGCATGGGTCCGGCGCAGGCTGCCGTGGCTGTGCGTCCGGATGGGGAATCGAGGAGCAGGGGCAGGGCGGACAGGGGCGAGGCCGCATCGCCGATGGAGGTCACCCCGTTGACGAGGTAGCGTTCCCGGCGCTCGTTCGAGGCGTGGAGACCATGGACATGGCAGTTGACGATGCCGGGCAGGATGGTCGCGCCCGGAACGGCCAGAACCGGGACAGAGGCCACGGCCCTGGCCCGGTCCGGGTCCGTGGCCGCAAGGATCGCCTCGATGCGGCCATGGGCCACCAGCACGGCCATGTCCGGCTGCGGCGGCCCGCTGTCGCCCCGGATGAGCGTGCCGGTCACGGCGTAGCGCGCTCCGGCCACGAACCGGGTAGGGTCATGAACGGGGTCAAGAATCGGATCACGGACAGGAGCAGGGGCCTTGATGCGTGGAGCGGCCAGGGCCGGGACGATCCGCCACGGACTCCACGCGGCCACCACGCCAAGGGCTGCCAGGAATTCACGCCGGTTCATGGTCGTTTCGCCTCCGCTGGCCTGACCGGTCCGGGCAACGCGATAGGGCCGATCCAGAGCCGCCCCGAGGAACCCGGAACCGCTGGACAGGCCCGCCCGGCACGCGGGCATCCCTGTGCGAAGGCGGCTGCCGCACACGGTATCGATACGCTATCGGGGCCGGAATTGCCTTATTGGGCAGGGTCTTCCGCGTTGCCGGATGAAAAGAACGAGTCGGCCCAGGTAAAGGCGTGCTGGTAGCTGACGGCCACGGTGCCGGGGAGCAGGTCCAGGGTGCTGGCCGTGGCGCTGACCGCGTCCCAGTCCGAGCTTTCGATGGCTTTGGCCAGGGCGAGCCACGGCGCGTACTGGTTGGGCTCGCCGCACAGGGCTTCCTTGATGGCGTCGTCCACGGGCAGGTGGTTGACGATATCCTTCATCTTCATGTCGAGCAGGGCGTCGAGCAGGGAGAAGAGGCCGAGCATGAAGAGCTTGTCCGATTCCTCCTCGTGGCCGCCGCCCAGGGCCGCTGTCTCGAAGAGCTTGGCCCGGTGGGCCGAGAGGTAGGACAGCTCCAGGCTCTTCTGCGAGGGGGCCATGTCGGTCAGGATGATCAGGCGCAGCCAGTTGCGGATGGGCTTCCACCCGGCCAGGACCACGGCCTGCCTGATGGAGGTGATGGTGGCGGCAAAGCTGAAGCTGGCGGAGTTGAGAAAGTTGAGCAGCCGGTAGCTGATGGCCACGTCCGCCTCGATGGCCGGGGCCAGGGAGTCGAAATCGGGTTCGTCCTTCTCGATGATCTCGAAGAGCTTGAGCCGGGTGACCTCCGAGGAGGTGAGCTTGCGGCCCGATTCGGTCTGCGGGCGTTTGAAGAAAAAGCCGTGGAACAGGGTGAATCCCGCCTCCCTGGCTCTGGCGAGGTCGTCGGCGCTCTCCACGCGCTTGGCCATCAGCCGGGTGATGCCGAGCTTGCGGCCTCTGGCCGCGACATAGGCGAGGTCGGCCTCGTCCTTGTCGGCCATGTCCACCATGAGCAGGTCGGCCATCTCGGCCAGCCGCTCGCTGCCGGGCTTGCCCTCGAAGTTGTTGACCGCCAGTTCAAAACCGTCGCTTTTGAAATTTCTGAGGGCCGCGAGCAGGGCGTCGGAAGGCTCGGCCTGCTCTTCGAGGATGATGACGGTCTTGCTCCAGGGCACGGCCAGGGGAGTTCCGGCGATCACATCCGCCGGGGTGAAGTGGATGAGCAGGCGGGAGTTCTGGCCGCCCAACCCGCCATAGAGGGGGAGGTTGGCCACGAGATTCATGGTCGCCTCGGAGTTGTCCGAGATCACGGCCCGGTCAGCGTCCTGGCTGTCCCTGAAAAGCATCAGGTAGCCCCAGGTCTCGCTGTGCGTGTTGAAGACGGGCTGTCGGGCGATGAAGATGGTTTCGTAGGTGGTGGTCTCGTCCATTGTCCCTCTCTCTCGAGTGTCCCTCGCATCCTGGCCGTGATCGACACGTCCGGATAGTGGTCATTATTCTCGCCGCAGTCAATAAAATGAATGGCCTGGCCGGTCAAGTGGGAACCCCGTGAAAAAGGCTGGTGCCGCTGTTCCTCCGC from Pseudodesulfovibrio aespoeensis Aspo-2 includes the following:
- a CDS encoding HAMP domain-containing methyl-accepting chemotaxis protein, translated to MFKNLKLGVKLGLGFGVLIAIAAILGGIAVLNMQQVGHESRELAEEYVPEVSMANDLERAAMMTMYAMRGYAFSEDAEYWNQGEKELALVRESLAKAKAHAEKHPNLVQLKEDVAEAQEGVNKYTVLANKTAEIIAAMAANRSEMNAAAGEYMQNCNDFLDSQNQAMENEVFEGLPASKLVERLEKITLVNTIISLGNDARVKNFQAQATSDPELMRLAMQNFPKMNEAFAALSKTTRASANIQQIKNTQEAAARYGSAMERYLEYSLTLQRINGERTVAGNEVLDAAKGTATAGVAATQARANEAMDSLNSASSIMIVGLIIALIVGVVVAFLLTRIITRPVLAGVTFAQGMSEGDFTTMLDIDQNDEIGTLAKALNEMVTKLRGVVRDVQGATDNVASGSEELSAAAQTLSQGATEQAAAIEEVSSSMEQMTSNISQNAHNAQETERIATASAEDARKSGAAVAEAVGAMTNIAEKISIIEEIARQTNLLALNAAIEAARAGEHGKGFAVVAAEVRKLAERSGQAAGEISELSGSTVGAAKQARTMLDNLVPSIEKTAQLVQEIAAASNEQNAGAVQINQAISQLDTVIQQNASASEEMASTSEELAGQGEQMQQTMGFFKIGSNGNGPRRPRQVVTRAPMKALPNTKGQAKAPAGDSRGAALDMTSDSEHEFERF
- a CDS encoding amidohydrolase family protein; translated protein: MNRREFLAALGVVAAWSPWRIVPALAAPRIKAPAPVRDPILDPVHDPTRFVAGARYAVTGTLIRGDSGPPQPDMAVLVAHGRIEAILAATDPDRARAVASVPVLAVPGATILPGIVNCHVHGLHASNERRERYLVNGVTSIGDAASPLSALPLLLDSPSGRTATAACAGPMLCPPGGYPLTVHSPDHGLTVASPHQARERVRQLADAGVNTVKFAFEPGPNVRPWPLFDAATARAICDEARRLGLTTRCHVEDCGGLEPALDAGAQTVEHVPHRWITANGPCPVLTAGEHPEPVPHLLRLLERMAREKIIMTPTLDVLTRSLWNGPALFATVRAFAAMGGRIALGNDHPYRRTGAGMPLREMDLLRQAGLTMTAIIGAATRTSALACNLADRGAIEPGMAADLLLVRGDLAAGLHPLAAPLCVIKDGRIAAPLAGQG
- a CDS encoding EAL and HDOD domain-containing protein; its protein translation is MDETTTYETIFIARQPVFNTHSETWGYLMLFRDSQDADRAVISDNSEATMNLVANLPLYGGLGGQNSRLLIHFTPADVIAGTPLAVPWSKTVIILEEQAEPSDALLAALRNFKSDGFELAVNNFEGKPGSERLAEMADLLMVDMADKDEADLAYVAARGRKLGITRLMAKRVESADDLARAREAGFTLFHGFFFKRPQTESGRKLTSSEVTRLKLFEIIEKDEPDFDSLAPAIEADVAISYRLLNFLNSASFSFAATITSIRQAVVLAGWKPIRNWLRLIILTDMAPSQKSLELSYLSAHRAKLFETAALGGGHEEESDKLFMLGLFSLLDALLDMKMKDIVNHLPVDDAIKEALCGEPNQYAPWLALAKAIESSDWDAVSATASTLDLLPGTVAVSYQHAFTWADSFFSSGNAEDPAQ